From the Acidilutibacter cellobiosedens genome, one window contains:
- a CDS encoding O-methyltransferase, translating to MNYINEEYIEEYIRSILPERSDYLKSMEDYADRNHVPIVQPEVAQFLRVLLLIKKPAKILEVGTAIGYSSIVMGEFTGENCNITTIEKREDMVSAAEKNIEKTNFKDRINIIKGEAMEILPSLKDKYDFIFLDAAKGHYLEFFNCCIELLNKGGIIVSDNVLYKGMVATDELVIRRKKTIVKRMRQYLKYISELEGFHSSIIPIGDGIAVTCKV from the coding sequence TTGAATTACATAAATGAGGAATATATAGAAGAGTATATAAGATCAATACTTCCGGAGAGATCCGATTATTTAAAATCTATGGAGGATTATGCGGACAGAAATCATGTTCCTATAGTTCAGCCGGAAGTTGCCCAGTTTTTAAGAGTGTTGTTGTTAATAAAAAAACCCGCTAAAATTCTTGAGGTTGGAACGGCAATAGGATATTCCTCCATTGTTATGGGAGAATTTACAGGCGAAAACTGTAATATTACAACTATTGAAAAAAGAGAGGATATGGTTTCTGCAGCAGAAAAAAATATAGAGAAGACCAATTTCAAAGACAGAATAAATATAATTAAGGGAGAAGCTATGGAAATTCTGCCTTCTCTAAAAGATAAGTATGATTTTATATTTTTAGATGCGGCTAAAGGCCATTATCTTGAATTTTTTAATTGTTGCATTGAATTGTTAAACAAGGGCGGGATAATAGTATCGGATAACGTTCTGTATAAAGGAATGGTAGCAACTGACGAATTGGTAATAAGAAGGAAAAAGACCATAGTTAAAAGGATGAGACAGTATTTAAAATATATTTCCGAATTGGAAGGATTTCATTCTTCCATAATACCTATTGGTGATGGAATTGCTGTAACTTGTAAAGTTTGA
- the mltG gene encoding endolytic transglycosylase MltG, with the protein MEEIRNKKSGGKNEKKNKLMLIILPLVILVLLFGSLFYYKKSLEPMNLKNMTEVSIDIPRGSNVYGIAGILKENGLIKSKLVFECLTIKENKEGRLKAGSYTLNTGMNLREILEELSTGGKDDNIVTFTIPEGYELRQIADKLSEEGLADANKFLKLSADANNFRGKFSFLKEINQNQSLEGYLFPATYEIFVNSTEEQIIEKMLEKFEEVYENDIKDQLKGRNLNDLIILASIVEREGKLDSERPLIAGVFKNRLDKGMKLESCATIQYALGERKEVLSYDDLKIDSVYNTYIHKGLPPTPISSPGLKSIRAVLEPEKTDYLFFRTKDDGSGGHIFSRTYAEHLNSNPKK; encoded by the coding sequence ATGGAAGAAATAAGGAATAAGAAAAGTGGCGGAAAAAATGAAAAAAAAAATAAACTGATGCTGATAATTTTACCTTTAGTGATATTAGTACTTTTATTTGGCAGTTTATTTTATTATAAAAAAAGTTTGGAACCAATGAATTTGAAGAATATGACTGAAGTATCCATTGATATTCCTCGGGGAAGTAACGTATACGGTATTGCAGGTATTCTTAAAGAGAACGGATTAATCAAAAGTAAGCTTGTCTTTGAATGTTTGACAATAAAAGAGAATAAAGAGGGAAGACTTAAGGCAGGTTCTTATACTTTAAATACGGGAATGAATTTGAGAGAAATTCTCGAAGAGCTTTCTACGGGAGGTAAAGATGATAATATCGTTACTTTTACTATTCCCGAAGGGTATGAATTGAGACAAATTGCGGATAAATTATCGGAAGAAGGCTTGGCAGATGCAAACAAATTTTTAAAGTTATCCGCGGATGCTAATAATTTCAGAGGAAAATTTTCCTTTTTAAAGGAAATTAATCAAAACCAAAGCTTAGAAGGTTATTTGTTTCCTGCTACCTATGAAATATTTGTTAATTCCACAGAGGAGCAAATTATAGAAAAGATGCTTGAAAAGTTTGAAGAGGTTTATGAAAATGATATTAAAGATCAGTTAAAAGGCCGAAATTTGAACGATTTGATAATATTGGCGTCTATAGTGGAAAGAGAAGGAAAATTGGACAGTGAAAGACCGTTAATTGCAGGCGTATTTAAAAATCGGCTTGATAAAGGAATGAAGCTTGAGTCTTGTGCTACGATTCAATATGCTCTTGGAGAAAGGAAAGAAGTATTAAGTTATGATGATTTGAAAATTGATTCCGTGTATAATACTTATATCCATAAGGGGCTACCTCCCACACCTATTTCATCTCCCGGTTTAAAATCTATACGGGCTGTTCTTGAACCTGAAAAGACCGATTATCTTTTTTTTAGGACAAAGGATGACGGCAGTGGAGGGCATATTTTTTCCAGGACTTACGCAGAACATTTAAATTCCAATCCTAAAAAGTAA
- a CDS encoding QueT transporter family protein yields the protein MNTKYLTKASLIGGIYVILVMIQIPFGELTFGPVQLRLSEGLCLLPLVESAAVPGLFVGCLISNLILSIYSGFGLIDILGGSIVTLVAAYLTSKAPNKLIGILPPVLLNGFIVSLWVSYFTNIPYWITAIGISVGEFASVYIFGSIVLTAYNKFLKK from the coding sequence ATGAATACGAAATATTTAACAAAGGCCAGCTTAATAGGAGGTATATATGTTATATTGGTGATGATTCAGATCCCCTTTGGAGAGCTTACTTTTGGACCTGTACAGTTAAGACTTTCAGAGGGGTTATGCTTACTGCCTTTAGTTGAGAGTGCGGCTGTCCCAGGGCTATTCGTAGGGTGTCTGATTTCAAACTTGATTTTATCCATTTATTCAGGATTTGGACTTATAGATATTTTAGGGGGTAGCATAGTAACTCTTGTGGCAGCTTATTTGACATCTAAAGCGCCGAATAAATTAATTGGAATATTACCCCCTGTGTTATTAAACGGGTTTATAGTTTCTCTTTGGGTTTCATACTTTACTAATATTCCTTATTGGATAACCGCTATAGGGATTTCTGTCGGAGAATTTGCATCTGTTTATATATTTGGAAGCATTGTACTTACAGCTTATAATAAATTTTTGAAGAAATGA
- a CDS encoding YlbF family regulator, giving the protein MNIYDDAHKLARSLKESEEYKDYAEKSNKVFKDKKNKEMVLDFKKKALEFQIKQASEDKIDAGEEEEIKKLQDILMLNPDIKDFFISETKFSQIVADVYKIIEDAINIKEE; this is encoded by the coding sequence ATGAATATATATGATGACGCCCACAAATTGGCAAGATCATTAAAAGAATCGGAAGAATACAAAGATTATGCGGAGAAAAGCAATAAGGTATTTAAGGATAAAAAGAATAAGGAAATGGTATTGGATTTTAAGAAAAAGGCCCTTGAATTTCAGATAAAGCAAGCATCAGAAGATAAAATAGATGCAGGTGAAGAGGAAGAAATTAAAAAGTTACAGGATATATTAATGCTAAATCCGGATATAAAAGATTTTTTTATATCTGAAACGAAGTTTTCTCAAATAGTTGCTGATGTATATAAGATTATAGAAGATGCTATTAATATAAAGGAGGAATAA
- a CDS encoding ribonuclease J, with the protein MVSRKPAKLKIIPLGGLGEIGKNITLIEYKEDIIIIDCGMMFPDDEMLGIDVVIPDITYVLKNKDKVRGIILTHGHEDHIGGLPYILKKIKLPLYGTKLTLGLVDSKLKEHGIQGVELNEVKARDTLKIGCFNIEFIKVNHSIPDSVALAIHTPIGTVVHTGDFKVDYTPINDEVIDLHQLAEVGSKGVLVLLCDSTNVERPGYTMSERTVGATFNDIFQKAKDRIIVATFASNVHRIQQIVNSASLVNRKVVVSGRSMVNVMNVAIEDGYLNVPEGMLIDINDMDKYPKEELVIITTGSQGEPMSALARMAHSEHKKIELIPGDLVIISASPIPGNEKTIYGLINQLFQKGANVIYEALADVHVSGHACQEELKLMHTLLKPKYFIPVHGEYRHLRRHAQLAQELGMPKENIFIAENGSVLEFTKNGAGFGTNVPAGNVLVDGLGIGDVGNIVLRDRKHLSEDGLIIVVVTMSKQEGKVISGPDIVSRGFVYVRESEDLMEEAKEVVKNILSECERNNITDWATLKSNMRDGLKDYIYGKIKRNPMILPIIMEV; encoded by the coding sequence ATGGTGTCAAGAAAACCAGCAAAATTAAAGATAATACCTCTGGGAGGTCTAGGAGAGATCGGGAAGAACATTACTTTAATCGAATATAAAGAAGATATTATAATAATAGACTGTGGAATGATGTTTCCGGATGATGAAATGCTCGGCATAGATGTGGTAATACCTGATATTACTTATGTTCTTAAAAACAAAGATAAGGTCAGAGGGATAATACTTACTCACGGGCATGAAGACCATATTGGAGGACTTCCCTATATATTGAAAAAGATCAAGCTTCCGCTTTACGGGACTAAATTGACCTTAGGCTTAGTAGACAGTAAGCTTAAGGAACATGGAATTCAAGGAGTGGAATTGAATGAAGTAAAAGCAAGAGATACTTTAAAAATAGGATGCTTTAATATTGAATTTATAAAGGTAAATCATAGTATACCGGATTCAGTTGCATTGGCAATCCATACTCCCATAGGGACAGTTGTTCATACAGGAGATTTTAAAGTGGATTATACTCCTATTAATGATGAAGTAATAGATTTGCATCAATTAGCGGAGGTCGGCAGCAAAGGGGTTTTGGTACTTCTTTGTGACAGCACGAATGTTGAAAGACCGGGGTATACTATGTCCGAGAGAACCGTGGGAGCGACTTTTAATGATATTTTCCAGAAGGCAAAGGACAGGATAATAGTTGCCACTTTTGCATCTAACGTTCATAGAATTCAGCAGATCGTAAATTCGGCATCCTTGGTTAACAGAAAAGTGGTAGTGTCCGGAAGAAGCATGGTGAATGTTATGAATGTTGCTATAGAAGACGGATACCTTAATGTTCCCGAGGGAATGCTTATAGATATTAACGATATGGATAAATACCCTAAAGAAGAACTGGTGATTATAACTACCGGAAGCCAAGGAGAGCCTATGTCAGCATTGGCAAGAATGGCTCATTCAGAGCATAAAAAAATAGAATTGATTCCCGGAGATTTGGTTATTATTTCTGCGAGTCCCATTCCGGGCAATGAAAAAACTATCTACGGATTAATCAATCAGCTATTTCAAAAGGGCGCAAATGTAATATATGAAGCACTTGCTGATGTTCATGTTTCAGGTCATGCTTGCCAGGAAGAACTGAAACTTATGCATACTCTTTTGAAGCCTAAATATTTCATACCTGTCCACGGAGAATACAGGCATTTGAGACGTCATGCCCAACTGGCTCAGGAATTGGGTATGCCTAAAGAAAATATCTTCATTGCGGAAAATGGTTCTGTTTTGGAATTTACGAAAAACGGAGCCGGCTTTGGAACTAATGTTCCGGCAGGCAATGTATTGGTAGACGGGTTAGGAATAGGCGACGTAGGAAATATTGTATTAAGGGATAGAAAACATCTTTCGGAAGATGGTCTTATAATCGTAGTTGTTACTATGAGTAAGCAGGAAGGAAAAGTTATATCAGGACCCGACATAGTTTCCAGAGGTTTTGTTTATGTGAGAGAATCTGAAGATCTAATGGAAGAGGCAAAGGAAGTAGTAAAAAATATATTATCGGAATGTGAGAGAAACAATATTACGGATTGGGCAACTCTTAAATCCAATATGAGAGACGGACTTAAAGATTATATATATGGAAAGATAAAGAGAAATCCTATGATATTGCCTATTATCATGGAAGTATAA
- a CDS encoding Fur family transcriptional regulator produces MEINNDVVKNKLKENGYKLTTQRRAVLNVILDRKGEHLSPEEIYDSVKIKYPEIGLATVYRTLILFEQLGIVYKLNFDDGCSRYELNSGTADHHHHHLICLGCGKVIEVKLDLLENLEQEIEKQLKFKIVDHNVKFFGYCSDCQNKS; encoded by the coding sequence ATGGAGATTAATAATGATGTGGTAAAGAATAAATTAAAGGAAAATGGCTATAAACTGACTACCCAAAGAAGAGCTGTTTTAAATGTAATATTGGATAGAAAAGGAGAGCATTTAAGCCCGGAAGAAATATATGACAGTGTTAAAATTAAATATCCTGAAATAGGTTTGGCTACTGTATATAGGACTCTTATTCTATTTGAACAATTGGGGATCGTGTATAAGCTGAATTTTGACGATGGATGCAGCAGATATGAGTTAAATTCGGGAACTGCAGATCATCACCACCATCATTTGATTTGTCTCGGCTGTGGGAAGGTAATAGAAGTGAAACTTGATTTATTGGAAAATCTTGAGCAGGAAATTGAGAAACAGTTAAAATTTAAAATAGTTGACCATAATGTTAAATTTTTTGGATATTGCAGTGATTGCCAAAATAAATCCTAA
- a CDS encoding DUF1292 domain-containing protein, which produces MKLRNRIELFDEYGEKREFEVVATFGLDDVDYAILIPIDQSGEGTWLFRMEKDDKGELLLKIVEDDQEIKDAYSAYESLMKERMQ; this is translated from the coding sequence ATGAAACTGAGAAACAGGATAGAACTTTTTGATGAATATGGGGAAAAAAGAGAATTTGAAGTAGTAGCAACTTTTGGCCTCGATGATGTGGATTATGCTATTCTGATTCCGATTGATCAGTCTGGAGAGGGAACTTGGCTTTTTAGAATGGAGAAAGATGATAAAGGAGAGTTATTGCTTAAAATTGTAGAGGATGATCAGGAAATTAAGGATGCTTATTCTGCTTATGAGTCGTTGATGAAGGAAAGGATGCAGTGA
- the ruvX gene encoding Holliday junction resolvase RuvX, translating to MKRIIGLDLGDKTIGVALSDPLLLTAQGLKTIKRIGLKKDFAQIRQIIEEYDVCEVVIGIPKNMNNTIGPQGEKVLKFIEKFQKEFKLKVNLEDERLTTVVAERMLIEGDVRRSKRKKIIDKVAATFILQSYLDRRKKGGDETEKQDRTF from the coding sequence ATGAAGAGAATAATTGGATTGGATTTAGGAGATAAAACTATCGGAGTAGCTTTAAGTGATCCCTTGTTGTTGACCGCTCAGGGACTTAAAACTATTAAAAGAATAGGGCTTAAAAAGGATTTTGCCCAAATCAGACAAATTATAGAAGAATATGATGTATGTGAAGTTGTTATAGGTATTCCTAAGAATATGAATAATACTATAGGGCCTCAAGGAGAAAAGGTACTGAAATTTATTGAAAAATTTCAAAAAGAGTTTAAGCTTAAGGTCAATTTGGAAGATGAAAGACTGACTACTGTAGTAGCGGAAAGAATGTTGATAGAAGGAGATGTAAGAAGAAGTAAAAGGAAAAAGATAATAGATAAAGTAGCTGCTACTTTTATTTTGCAGTCCTATTTGGACAGAAGGAAAAAAGGTGGTGATGAAACTGAGAAACAGGATAGAACTTTTTGA